The sequence below is a genomic window from Acidobacteriota bacterium.
AGCAGTACCCTGACTCATCCCAGGGAAGTCTTTAAATCCTCGATCCTGGCCAATGCAGTTTCAATGATTCTTTTCCATAACCACCCTTCGGGCAGAGTCAATTACAGCCAAGATGATTTGGAGGTAACGAAGCTGCTCGTAAAAAGTGGTGAGATTCTAGGAATCAAAGTACTGGATCATGTGATTGTGGGAGAAGAAGCGTTCTTGAGAGTTTCTGAGGAGGGGCTTTTGGATGGCAGGAAATAAAAGAGTCAAAAAGGAGATGTGAAAAGCATCTCCTTATTTTTTGATTGCTAACTCCAAGTTAGATATTTAAAATTACTTTAGTGCATGCTTTCTTGTACGGATTGTGAAGTTTATAGAAATGCTGATCAATGCGCTTATCGTAGTTCCGGTCTCAAGTTTTTTCTTTGATACCGAATAATTTTTTCACTAACTCATCATTTTCTTTTTCTAATTTCTCAATTTCTTTTTCTTTGCCTTCCAAT
It includes:
- a CDS encoding JAB domain-containing protein encodes the protein MHKINIVKIRLVKDNKHEYRKDALDTPKDVASFVRKLLHNIDREVFGVINIDASNKINSVNFVSTGSLSSTLTHPREVFKSSILANAVSMILFHNHPSGRVNYSQDDLEVTKLLVKSGEILGIKVLDHVIVGEEAFLRVSEEGLLDGRK